GGATGAGCTCCCGAAATTTAAAAATTGGTTTCATTTTTTGCTTGGCTAGAGAGTAGTCCCTTCCATAATCTTTAGCCCACCTCTTGAAGCCCAAAAGATATGGGCTAACAAGGGTGGGATTCCCAGAAAGGGAGCAAGATACAAACAAGATTTGCCTGATTTACGACATTTTCATGAATAAGTTGGACAGGGAAGGGAACTAGTAGCAGGCTATGGGCACTGCTCTTAATATGAACAGGGGCACGTGGCTTCAGCAGGGCTACAACCGCCGTATATGCCTCTTTCAGCAAAACCAATGCATATCAGGCGGGAAAAAAGCAACTCAACTATGGATACCGATCGGCTGTGCACAAACCGGTGTATCAGGTCGACTTTGGGGTTCCTTAAAaataattcatacaaaaaatcagatcaatcgGATAATTGCAAGTGCTTGATTTAACATGTCaaatttttaatcaaaatttaggattctgaaatctaaatgaattTTGAAGCGAATTTAGATAAGTGAATCAAACATTAACAATTATCCAATGACCTAATTTTTTGTCCGGCCACTTGaaatgttattttaaaattattaaactaGGGGACCCCAAAGTGAGACCCACACACCAGTCCATGCAGTCAGTACTCGATGGAAAACAAGAGTATTCGTATCTCATAGCATTGCTTCATACCGATCACGAGCCGTCGAGCAAAACTAACACAATGTTGTAGTCGCAGGGTCGTACCTTCAAGATTCATGTGTTTGGAAGTTCCCACCACTTGGAAGTTGAGGACGTCCAAGGCATCTTCTTTGCAAGATCAATAGCTGGTTCAATACACTATTGCTTTATTCCAATTCCGGATGAACAGATCCAAATACGTCCAGTAAATTTCCGTAGTTTTTGCTTTATTATTGTACATTGTAAATGATAGAATTCGTTAAAATTTATTAATTGCATAACACGAGTGAACCTCACAAGAGGTTTAGAAAGTATGCCCAAAAGGCACTGGAAAGCTAACTCCAATACCATGCTAGAGAATTCAACTCGAAATCAATAGGCAGGAAATTCAACTCGAAATCAATAGGCAGGAAATGGAAAGGTCGCTCAAGTTTATACATCGATGTTTGTGACGTGATCTAATACAAATAATTAGGCAACAAATCCAGTTGGCCCATCTGTAAACCTCTCAATACATGAAATCTGGTGAATCACCCCCTGATGTTTGCTTGAATCTGTTCTTCACTAAAGACAGAATGTTGACTGATCATCACTTAGAACTCAACAAACCCAAGTGATAACCTTCACTAATGACAGACTGTTTACTGATCATCACTTAGAACTCAACAAACCAGTGATATAGAACCTTCTTGTAATTAACTAAGTTTCTTCTTCCTATTGCTTTCACTGAGGCAGATGTTAGTCATTACTCCATTGACAACTCTTGTATCATCAGCTGAAAATTAAGATTCTGCTCATTTATCCCTGATGTTCACTCGTATTTGCGTATATGTATACAAGTCAAcagatggggggggggggggggggggggggaagagagATAACATACTGGAAACAAAGCAGCTGTAAACCCAGCAGCGATAATAAACATCATCTCAGAACAAAGAGGTGTATAACAAGGGGGGAAAATGGGGGGGATTGCATTACAAAACATCGGAATGATACACACTCATGAGGACAACGGGAACACAATTACTTATCTAAATACACAAGGAAATCATACACCATACACAACCACCCCCTAATAACCGTAATGAGGAAATTTATCCTAACTTGTAGTGTCGAGCTTTACATGAGGGAAAAACATGCAGCAAATTGATTTGGAGCAAGGTACCAAATAATTCTCAGCCAAAGGGTGAAGGAACAGGCCCTGAAATTGCATCTGATCTTTTAATGCTTCCCATACCACAGATAATGCATCCAGGAGCCGAAAGGGCCGAGAATTTGGCCCCACAGAGATCGCAAACATCATACCCAATAGTTGACAAACGACTAAGTGTGGCAGCACAGAACTGGGATGGGTCTTCCAACGGATCGATTGATTTGTTGGTTGAACCCCTTTGCACACAAATGTCAATCAGGCTTCTCAACTCATCTTGCTTGTTTGCAGGAGCTTTAGATAGGAGAAGGTCAAGCATCTGTTTGGAATAAGCGTAATTCTGTACCTCCATGTTCCGTTTAATGGCAGTTCGGATGCAGTTAATTCGGTGTTTTGCCAGAAGAGGCAATGAGCCCAGGTGGCGCGACAGTCTTGCCATCTCATCTTTTGCACTTATGGCACTGGGCCCTTGGACTTTCTGCAGTCGTCCGATTTCCTGGGGTAAAATCAACATGGAATGCACTTTTGAGATATGAACTCCATAATATTCTTATTGGTTGGTTTGGGGAAAGTCATTTTACAGGCACGAGATTCTGTCATCATGGTATACACTATGGCCCCCTTTTCTTCACTGGACTTGTATTGAGGAGATAAACTTACCAAATTGCATAAGTAAACCTATTGGATTAATAGTGACGAGATTACTGATATCAATACTACTTTTATATAGGGCTGTCCAAGAAAAACCGTGAAACCGGTCCAGACCAAACCGATCCgtgccttttggattttgtccgtggattaatggtccggacatggattcgaaaattaaaaaaccgtgagattcggattaggattgaattttcatttcaaaaccgtggattaaccaaACCGGAccatgagatatttaaaaaatataaatatgtgtgtgtgtgtgtgtgtgtgtgtaatatttataaataattataattttacttattgttatgaatttttttaaacaattttaCATTAATGTGGCAATATATAACACTTAACTCTTAACTTTGGATTGAAAATCTGGACTGACAATGTACAATTTCACATTAATGTTGCTGCCTTGCTGGTATCTGGACTAGAAATCTAGATTATGATTATGTAATATACATTGCTGATGACTTGCTGTAATGTTATGGAATTTAGTGTTTGCATTTTTAGTTTGAATATGATATGTAATGGCATGACAGttgcatcattttattttatttttttggaaggcaATCCATGGATAAAACCGGAACCGAATCGTGACTcacggattggattggaaccaaaccgtaggacttttggtccggacacggattgcattttctaaaaactgTGACTAAAAACTGTGACTCGCGGATTAAGATTGGATTCATAGGAATCCGATCCAATCCGGACCGTGGACAGCCCTACTTTTATATCCTGTGTTTCGTGTCCTAGCTGTGAAAGTTTCAACCAACCATGGGATATGTGGTCCCTTTGGATTTACAGTCCAATCCGACTCTTTAATCCGGGCAAATAAACAAGGCCTAGTATTATTGGTTCTTTCCCAATTTCATATCATCACACAATGTATATTGTTTGGCTACAGCATCAAATATGAGCAGAATGGTGACAAAACTCATGAAGGTTACTTCATGGAGCAAGTCTAATGCTGTACTTGCTCAGATCCTTGGCCCCAAGAATTAGGAGCAAGTTAACATCAGTTGACATGGGGCGTGGAGAAGAAGAATACCTGTAGGAGAGTAACTGCAATCTTATACTGAGCACAGATTGTTGCTTGAGCTCTAATGTCAGCTCCTCGAGATTGATCCTTGGCCAGTGCCAGAAAAGCTTCATCAAAACAAGACAATGCATCTGGGAGTTGATTCTGCTCCAGGTGTGCAAGTCCAGTCTTGAAACAAAATGGAGCAGCAGCCCCTCGAGGAACCTGTAACATGGATATCCCACAACAGAAGGAGAGACAAAGGACATTAGATTTAAGCATATGAGGAGTTAAAGCAGCAATAGgctaatcaaaaaaattctGTTAGATATTCAGTTGATCTGTTCTATATGTCCATCGGCTATACTCTCCATAAAATTGAATCTCGCCCCTCCAAAATTACCAAACTTGTGGTTATTTTCTGAAGCAACCTACAACAGGGTTTACGCAAGGTCCGTGTAGCAGAAAAAGGCCTTTCTGTTTATCCAAACAAGAGAGTAACTGGAAGAGCCATGTGGCACCGACTCCGCTAAAGTATGTGGGACTCTATAGGACATATGAGACTTTCATATAAGCAAAGCAGCTTGCTGCTTTTGTTCCTAATGTGGGATTGGAGCATTTAGGATAGAGATTATTAAAACTCACCAGACGCTtgagatttttcttttctttttccattttccagaaTATTGCTCATGGGCTCCTATTGATACAAAAAATTGGCTCCATAAAAGGTTGGAGTTAATCAACAATTTTGCTTAAACTAAGAccaaatttttataaacttgTCGAGGTGCTATACTATTCACACAACTTAGGCTATTAATTTCCTGTAACCAGAAATTCAGCTAGGAACCGACGACGATAGCTAGATGAGGAGTGTTTTGGtaggtttttgtttcttaaactAAAAGCAGGTTTCTTCAACTaacttgttttggtttgttacaTTTGTATGTCTTAATTTCTATATTCCAAGTTACAGCGTAAAATTCTGATTTTGTGTACTTAATACTTGTTTTAGACTTTTAGTAATATAATAGATCAGAAAACTATTCTAAATTAGAACAAAGTATTTAAAAACACTGTTTTAACTTTCTACAGTTTAAAATACTCCATATCatctattttcaatcaaatcaaaccaaactaaacctTGTGTCACAACTCAACCAACTATGGTTGGCTGCAGGAgtcgtctttttttttccaatttgctCTTTCTAGGCCCACAAAATCATATACTTTTTATACCACAGCCTTCTAGGTCAACTTAGGTCTTCCCCTCCCCCCAACATTAGTACTAACAATAATACAATCAATTTTCTTTACTATTGCATCTGCTGGCCTCTGTTGTCTTTGACCAAACCACCTTAGCTTATTTTCTCACTACCTATCTTCAGTCGGTGTCACCCCTACTCCCGCGCATAATCACAACAAGccaaatgaaaaaaaggaagaagaaacaaCAAATATTCACCTGTCCAGGGCGCACAGATTTTGGAGGAGAATCTGGACGTGGTTGAGATTTTCCTGCACTAAAAGATCCTGGGGGTTCAAGTGAGCTAAGATCAAGGGGTTGGGAGGAGACTGTCAACTGAGCTGCCTGAACCTGAGATCCTGTAAGGACAGTGGGCTGAGCCACAGGTCGTGGTGGAACTCCACCATCCGGAAGTCCAATGGACTCAAGAGAAACAGGTACTTGAGTGGCTTGAGGGGGAACACCACCCCCAGGAAGACCAACATCAGCTACAGGAGCACCAACCTGCTTAGGTGCAACTGGGTTGCTTTGAGCCCCTTGAAAATTCTGATCCATCCTTGACAGGTAAGTCCCAGGAGGAGGCAATGATGCTGCGACATGGACGGATGATATTGTATTCTGGAAAAAGTCTTCTGGGATTGGCCCAGCTACAACTCCACCACCTGTCACGGAGGAGCCAGGTTGTGAAACAGAGGCAGGTTGGGCCAGTGAGTCACTTCCAAAAGGATCCACAGGGGTAGAAAATGTGGGACCTGTCATACTTCCAGTGGTTGCAGAAACAGATGGAGTGACAAGCAGGTCAAGATCTTGAGATCCACTGGTTGATGACTTGGTCCTACTTATTGGTAGGCCCAACCCATCACCAAGCTTAAACTGCTTCGTGGCTTCTTTGATCTTATTTACATCCACGGTCGCAGATGCAACTGGTTTGTCCCGAATTCTAATGTGTAATTTCTTAGCTTTTGAAGTTCCCTCCTCATCACTGCTGCTACCATCAGCAGAGCCGTACAGGGTTTTCTTAAATTCTTCTTCAGCTTTCGCCTGTTCATCTGCCACACTGGTACCCGTAAGTTGTTTAAGGCTTTCTAGGCCCATCAAGGAATCACCATCCGCCGCGCCCTTGGATTTGCTAGGTATAGATGTAGCAAGAGGCGTGTGAATGCCGTTCGCCGTAACATCCATACCTGCAGGCTTAAGTGCTTTGATCAAACTACCTTCCCTGACTTCCACAACATTACCTCTTCCTTTTATTAACCCAAGGTAAACACCAATATGGTCCGTCACAATGGATGGGATAGTACCATCATCTGTTCTCATGTATGGCATAACCTCTGTTGCCAGTTCCCATTGTGGTATGGACTTTAAGTTTGTGGGTGTCTTGATTTCCCAATTGCCTCCTCCCCATTCAGTTCCTTTAGGAACCATGCTTTCAGCAGCAAAATTGGCGAAAATCCCTTGTGTCCATCCAGTAGAACGGACTCTTAATATCCTTTCACAATATCTCCTTAACTCTGAATCAGCACCTTCTTCCTCTAATTTCTGAGCAAGGCGCCTCATCGCACTCGGGTTAAGGTGGCAAATGAATAGGTCAAGCATACTTTCGTAGTCTGCTATAACTTCAAACGTTTCTTTCGCACTATCGAACTGGCCATACCTGCAATTTCATCTTTGTCACGtgacaaaaatctaaaaaaagaGAACCATCAAACTGTCATTACATACGAATTTATATGTTATAAGACGAGAGCAAGCAAGATTTGAAAACAGTTGTTTCCATAGATTAGAATTCTGCTAATCTCCGTCTCTATTACTGGCAGCAGTGGTGAAAAATACTCGATAAGTCCATATGAAATATTTCTCCCTCTGCCCCTTATTGTTAGCTATCTACTCCCTTTGGCATGGCCCAATATATATCTCTGAAAAGTAGAAAAAGACGTTTAGGAATCCAAAACTAACCCCTGGTTATTAATACAATCCCAGGTGAGAATAAAACGGTATTGTTGGAACAATTTCTCTCATGTTCAAATTTCAAGTACATCAGTTGCTTGTTCTCCTAAAAAGTTGAAACTCCAAAAgcgacaaacaaaatgggattgAGGGAGTACAAATTGGTTAGCCATTAGCTACAGTATCATTGGTGTTACCAAACATTACAGTAATATTAAAAACAGTAAACACAGAACCACAAAGCATTCCGATCAGGAAACGATAAATAGTAGGACTAATATGGTTCAACCTGTTTTTGAAATGCCAAGTTActcatggaaaaaaaagaagaacaaagtaGAGAagcaagaaaaagtaaaaacacaTACAGCCCTATCTGCAAATAGCCAACTACATTCTGATTCCAGACCTTGATGATTGAGTCAAAATTTCACGGGCCACCTTATTAAGGACAGTTAATCAAGGAGAattttaaagggaaaaaaaaaaaaaaaagaacaaaaagagaCAGAAAATATGAAAAGCAACAAAGATAACCGAATGTCATGCAGTTTGCAACATACTTGATACAGGCATATCCCAACTGGCGAAACCGGTGAAACAAATGAGATGTTGGTGGGCATTGTGGATAATCTCTAGAGCGCAAAAACTCATCTTTTAAAACAGACAAAGCAGTGGAAATCCGGAGAGCTTTGATCGCATAGATTCCTCGCAACACCTAGATTTGGCCAAACGTAATTAAGGAAAGTAGCATAAACGCTTGATGAAATACACATTGTAATAAACAGTTCATAGATCACCTGGGTAAACTGTGGACCTGCTTGGGATAATGATACAGCAAGATCTCCACAAACTGGAGAACCACTAGCAAGGATATCAAGAGATCTTGGAGTTATCCTCAAGCTGTCAAACCTTCATTTGGATAATAAATTTGACACGTGAGATGCCAGATTTCAAAATATTACACACAGAACAAGTTAAATAAGCATACGCTGAAAAAAATAACAGGCAAGAAAAACCTTGACGTTATCTGGTACAAGATTTCAGACAGGTCTAGCTTCTGCTCAAAATTATGCTGCATTGTGGCAAATCCAATAAGAAGAGGTTCAAGGAGCCCAACAAGACAGCTCTTTATGTCAATCCCCTTCTTTTGTCTGGGATTTATTGCCGTAGGGTTTGCGAGCAATAACCGATCATTCAAAGCACCAACCAGCACTGCATGGAGTCAATATTGATGCCTTAGAGACTTAGAGTTAATAGTAAATAGTCTAATTGTGAGATATATGTCGAACAAGAAAAGTGACAACAGGTTACCGAGGAACCTAATGGGAATGTAAACATTTAAGGCTTTGAAACAATGTCAGATACCTGCAGCAGGCATACTAGTGGAAAGAATTGTCCTGACTATTCCATCCCACCCAAGCATGCTGATGGAAGTGGTAGTTGAAAACAAAAGTGCAGGTCCAACCCAGAGAAGAGATCTAAAGTGGCTAGAAGTTAAGAATCTAAACAATTTTAAGAGACGTTAATCAGgtcagagaaaaaaaaaaaggtactgcTAAAAAGAAGCCGTAATGCAATAACTTTTCCATCTGAGGATATTGAAGGAAGCCCTTTATCGAATTTTGTAGAACTGCTAGCCAGTATATCCAGATCTGCTGAAAGAATAAGAACCCTTTGAGTTGTTAATACCCCTGCGACATAGCCTCGAAGAGTTTCTTGCCAGCAAACCTGGAAAAGATCAAGGGAAAAACAATGAACCTTTTCCAATCATCTCTGCATTCTATTCTAAGCGACTAAGTGTATGCATCATAcaatagagggagagagaaatgacAAGCAAGAGTAAATCCACAAAGATCGGAGCccaatcttttctttttactttccGTGAAATATATTGTACcataatttgcaaaaaaaaaaaaagaactcctAACAAGACCCAACTACTCAAGTACAATTAACAGCAATGCATCAACTCAAAAAGCACACCAGAAACATCATAAACACAGGTCTTCCAGCAATTTAGCGTCAAATACATCAATCCTTACATATAAAGAGAGAACCTTTGTTGAGGCTGTGTAGATTTTTGCTCTCACCGAAATTATCCCTTACAAATGCATGTTTTTACCATTCAACTGAGTTTAATGTCTTTTAATTGGAAGGGTAAGAAAGTAAAACAATTTATAACTGCTCCTCTACGTATAGAGTACCCACAATTAACCACGGAATACAGTTATTCCAGTTCTCTTCCTCCTTCATGTACTGGATAATCTCTTCCACAACCACCCACACAAAGCgcacaaacaacaacaaagaaGGGAAAAAGTATTAGCCCATGCAAGACACTACCTTTGATGTTTTCTTGGGAATCACAGAAAAGGCTCGCATGGTAAttcttttagttttgttttgtcttcACTGTAGttgtttgtttttagttttaaGTGGATttccgtttcagtgtggttgtTATATAgacaatggtttttttttcccccattcTATATACAAAATTTATGTGTGGTTGTTGAATTTGttgttttcaatttgcaatGTTTGTATCTTTGGGACAGATGGAAAGCATGCAAGTTGGTAAAGTGGTTTCTTAACAATCTTGTGTTACTAACATTGTTATACTTCAAGTTTTATAATTATAGGATTATTTGTCAAACAGTTCAGAACTGATTTAGGCAATGGGGTTTAGATGAAGTATTATATGTCAAAAATTATAGCATCATAATGTATGGAAGCAGATGCCCTTTTtttaaatactactactacagGATTCTTTTGGGAAAGACCATTGGCAAATATCATTGAGACTCAACGAAAATTTGATGCGTGTGCCGTGTGCACATACTCTAGTTATTTACTGAAAGGGAAGGAGGATGCTAGAATCCATATTACAAACCCATTGAGATAT
This DNA window, taken from Rhododendron vialii isolate Sample 1 chromosome 8a, ASM3025357v1, encodes the following:
- the LOC131336574 gene encoding uncharacterized protein LOC131336574 isoform X2; protein product: MASFVGTVEGGRAPTKIKTDLKKPVVNLACHPRLPLLYVAYADGLIRAYNIHTYAVHYTLQLDNTIKLLGAGAFAFHPTLEWIFVGDRRGTLLAWDVSTERPNMIGIIQVGSQPITSVSWLSTLRLLVTLSKDGALQVWKTRVMLNPNRPPMQANFFEAAAIESLDILRILSQAGGEAVYPLPRIKSLEVHSKLNLAALLFANITGGDNRKNRAAYTREGRKHLFAVLQSARGSSASVLKEKLSSLGSSGILADHQLQAQLQEQHLKGESQLTITDIARKAFLYSHFMEEHAKSTPISRLPLITVLDTKHHLKDVPVCQPFHLELNFFNRENRVLQYPVRAFYLEGANLMAYNLCSGVDNIYKKLYTSIPGNVEFQPKHLLYSNKQHLFLVVYEFSGATNEVVLYWENTDAKSANRKESTIKGRDAAFIGPNENQFVILDEDKTGLALYVLPGGASQEVGKKNVLDEQSQAADLNIGSVKGPLQFLFETEVDCIFSTPIESTMLFASHGDQIGLAKLVQGYRLSNSDGHYISTKGEGRKAIKLKVNEIVLQVCWQETLRGYVAGVLTTQRVLILSADLDILASSSTKFDKGLPSFRSLLWVGPALLFSTTTSISMLGWDGIVRTILSTSMPAAVLVGALNDRLLLANPTAINPRQKKGIDIKSCLVGLLEPLLIGFATMQHNFEQKLDLSEILYQITSRFDSLRITPRSLDILASGSPVCGDLAVSLSQAGPQFTQVLRGIYAIKALRISTALSVLKDEFLRSRDYPQCPPTSHLFHRFRQLGYACIKYGQFDSAKETFEVIADYESMLDLFICHLNPSAMRRLAQKLEEEGADSELRRYCERILRVRSTGWTQGIFANFAAESMVPKGTEWGGGNWEIKTPTNLKSIPQWELATEVMPYMRTDDGTIPSIVTDHIGVYLGLIKGRGNVVEVREGSLIKALKPAGMDVTANGIHTPLATSIPSKSKGAADGDSLMGLESLKQLTGTSVADEQAKAEEEFKKTLYGSADGSSSDEEGTSKAKKLHIRIRDKPVASATVDVNKIKEATKQFKLGDGLGLPISRTKSSTSGSQDLDLLVTPSVSATTGSMTGPTFSTPVDPFGSDSLAQPASVSQPGSSVTGGGVVAGPIPEDFFQNTISSVHVAASLPPPGTYLSRMDQNFQGAQSNPVAPKQVGAPVADVGLPGGGVPPQATQVPVSLESIGLPDGGVPPRPVAQPTVLTGSQVQAAQLTVSSQPLDLSSLEPPGSFSAGKSQPRPDSPPKSVRPGQVPRGAAAPFCFKTGLAHLEQNQLPDALSCFDEAFLALAKDQSRGADIRAQATICAQYKIAVTLLQEIGRLQKVQGPSAISAKDEMARLSRHLGSLPLLAKHRINCIRTAIKRNMEVQNYAYSKQMLDLLLSKAPANKQDELRSLIDICVQRGSTNKSIDPLEDPSQFCAATLSRLSTIGYDVCDLCGAKFSALSAPGCIICGMGSIKRSDAISGPVPSPFG
- the LOC131336574 gene encoding uncharacterized protein LOC131336574 isoform X1, producing the protein MEWATLQHLDLRHAGRSSKPLQPHAAAFHPSQALVAAAVGNHIIELDAYTGCKIASIDIGSPVVQMSYSPIGGHSVIAILEDCTIRSCDFDSEQTCVLHSPEKRTEQISTDTEVHLALTPLQPIVFFGFHRRMSVTVVGTVEGGRAPTKIKTDLKKPVVNLACHPRLPLLYVAYADGLIRAYNIHTYAVHYTLQLDNTIKLLGAGAFAFHPTLEWIFVGDRRGTLLAWDVSTERPNMIGIIQVGSQPITSVSWLSTLRLLVTLSKDGALQVWKTRVMLNPNRPPMQANFFEAAAIESLDILRILSQAGGEAVYPLPRIKSLEVHSKLNLAALLFANITGGDNRKNRAAYTREGRKHLFAVLQSARGSSASVLKEKLSSLGSSGILADHQLQAQLQEQHLKGESQLTITDIARKAFLYSHFMEEHAKSTPISRLPLITVLDTKHHLKDVPVCQPFHLELNFFNRENRVLQYPVRAFYLEGANLMAYNLCSGVDNIYKKLYTSIPGNVEFQPKHLLYSNKQHLFLVVYEFSGATNEVVLYWENTDAKSANRKESTIKGRDAAFIGPNENQFVILDEDKTGLALYVLPGGASQEVGKKNVLDEQSQAADLNIGSVKGPLQFLFETEVDCIFSTPIESTMLFASHGDQIGLAKLVQGYRLSNSDGHYISTKGEGRKAIKLKVNEIVLQVCWQETLRGYVAGVLTTQRVLILSADLDILASSSTKFDKGLPSFRSLLWVGPALLFSTTTSISMLGWDGIVRTILSTSMPAAVLVGALNDRLLLANPTAINPRQKKGIDIKSCLVGLLEPLLIGFATMQHNFEQKLDLSEILYQITSRFDSLRITPRSLDILASGSPVCGDLAVSLSQAGPQFTQVLRGIYAIKALRISTALSVLKDEFLRSRDYPQCPPTSHLFHRFRQLGYACIKYGQFDSAKETFEVIADYESMLDLFICHLNPSAMRRLAQKLEEEGADSELRRYCERILRVRSTGWTQGIFANFAAESMVPKGTEWGGGNWEIKTPTNLKSIPQWELATEVMPYMRTDDGTIPSIVTDHIGVYLGLIKGRGNVVEVREGSLIKALKPAGMDVTANGIHTPLATSIPSKSKGAADGDSLMGLESLKQLTGTSVADEQAKAEEEFKKTLYGSADGSSSDEEGTSKAKKLHIRIRDKPVASATVDVNKIKEATKQFKLGDGLGLPISRTKSSTSGSQDLDLLVTPSVSATTGSMTGPTFSTPVDPFGSDSLAQPASVSQPGSSVTGGGVVAGPIPEDFFQNTISSVHVAASLPPPGTYLSRMDQNFQGAQSNPVAPKQVGAPVADVGLPGGGVPPQATQVPVSLESIGLPDGGVPPRPVAQPTVLTGSQVQAAQLTVSSQPLDLSSLEPPGSFSAGKSQPRPDSPPKSVRPGQVPRGAAAPFCFKTGLAHLEQNQLPDALSCFDEAFLALAKDQSRGADIRAQATICAQYKIAVTLLQEIGRLQKVQGPSAISAKDEMARLSRHLGSLPLLAKHRINCIRTAIKRNMEVQNYAYSKQMLDLLLSKAPANKQDELRSLIDICVQRGSTNKSIDPLEDPSQFCAATLSRLSTIGYDVCDLCGAKFSALSAPGCIICGMGSIKRSDAISGPVPSPFG